One window of the Anoplolepis gracilipes chromosome 9, ASM4749672v1, whole genome shotgun sequence genome contains the following:
- the LOC140669363 gene encoding lachesin: MLPPRILGLLVILLAVQGLCKPTKGTEDLDYEDDTPFDDDDEEDEEEDDLGTADAPPQILSERISIRVKAGSTVILPCQVIHTENYAIVWLKDNKILYFETQPQIEDSNRIVRLPNNSLAIYNASVNDSSNDYKCSILRHPDSINLTHRLLVEPDRTHQPAASPPPQHSHKGIIRVIPSRRVEVNQGETIKLGCETDTQPSPEIKWFIENKKVDGYDPDVILDGNYITIRNVNRSHSGFYQCLAEDGSKTPAMEAINVIVHYVPEIEVKRNIVYSGESIESEMTCIVSAYPEAIITWHKDNKEIIHKKGSTILHHGNMKGNKTKHVLKILHTSIKDFGEYKCRAQNSIGEDTKSILLTGIPSQARISGAEMTNNDAGIILKWRLESHSPIKEYRLQYRRKGDEKWKVAEPEVKDGKGSQFTVEYPIEELRPGSYEAILTARNAFGWSIPSEPHTFTGDYPSEMAQKDGNSAAIQTPRTLLAMILVVLSCAFTSL, translated from the exons gtTTATGCAAACCAACTAAAGGTACAGAAGACTTGGATTATGAGGACGATACACCTttcgatgacgacgacgaggaggaCGAAGAGGAAGATGATCTCGGCACCGCTGATGCACCACCACAAATCTTATCGGAGAGAATAAGCATTCGTGTAAAAGCCGGAAGCACCGTTATACTACCCTGTCAGGTGATTCACACAG AAAATTATGCCATCGTGTGGCTGAAGGACAATAAGATCCTATATTTCGAAACGCAGCCGCAAATAGAAGACTCAAATAGGATCGTACGATTGCCGAACAACAGCCTGGCGATCTACAACGCGTCGGTTAACGATTCTTCCAACGATTACAAGTGCAGTATCCTCCGGCACCCCGATAGCATAAATTTAACTCATCGTTTGCTGGTCGAGCCTGACAGAACGCATCAACCTGCAGCCTCACCACCGCCGCAACACTCGCATAAGGGAATCATACGTGTGATACCCTCGCGACGAGTCGAAGTGAATCAAGGAGAGACTATCAAACTCGGCTGCGAAACAGACACGCAACCATCGCCAGAAATTAAATGGTTTATCgag AACAAGAAGGTAGATGGCTATGATCCCGACGTGATTTTGGATGGCAATTACATCACGATAAGAAATGTAAACAGATCTCACAGTGGTTTTTATCAATGTCTCGCAGAGGATGGTTCAAAAACGCCAGCGATGGAAGCGATCAACGTCATTGTACATT ATGTACCTGAGATAGAGGTGAAGAGGAACATAGTTTATAGCGGCGAAAGTATCGAATCGGAAATGACGTGCATTGTGAGCGCCTATCCCGAGGCTATAATAACATGGCATAAAGACAACAAGGAAATTATACACAAGAAGGGATCGACAATATTGCATCATGGAAATATGAAAGGCAACAAAACAAAacacgttttaaaaattttgcacacTTCGATAAAGGACTTTGGGGAGTACAAATGTCGCGCTCAGAACAGTATTGGTGAAGACACAAAGTCTATTCTTTTAACAg GTATACCCTCGCAAGCAAGAATATCTGGCGCTGAAATGACTAATAATGATGCGGGAATTATTCTGAAATGGCGTCTGGAGAGTCACTCACCGATCAAAGAATACAGG CTGCAATACCGTCGCAAGGGTGACGAGAAATGGAAGGTTGCTGAGCCTGAAGTCAAAGATGGTAAAGGAAGTCAATTTACCGTGGAGTATCCGATTGAAGAACTTCGGCCTGGATCTTACGAGGCAATCCTTACGGCTAGAAACGCATTCGGGTGGTCTATCCCATCGGAACCGCACACGTTTACTGGtg atTATCCATCTGAGATGGCACAAAAAG aCGGAAACTCGGCAGCTATCCAAACTCCCAGAACTCTTCTAGCGATGATCCTAGTCGTTTTATCTTGTGCCTTCACAAGCCTGTAA
- the Edc3 gene encoding enhancer of mRNA-decapping protein 3, which yields MSEQFLGCTVSVKCIDDITYQGKIIDLNKNNLTLTKPFCNGIPHTSSIVNLSVKDIQKVEIISTEEAGTNVNDIQPQSKVIVKRPIAKRAGRSISECVPILQATSCHSQINLKKPVEPNQQQVEQTPNGKIAPVENNAFNKSISKRLTHKQRALERDEHTFGTPIDQSLQQDFDFEKNLALFNKEAVWQEINSLKPDIVRQSESNRGTTAIYRPDENILVSEPTVLRQIVVPCPNEKEYVTDNGLVIPSITLNLHRQLIGAADRLGISWERRVELLGRAGTELILQLLGGSHRLNPNNAHQWPTVVALCGPHRSGAAGINCARQLSSHGVKTIVFVENAEDVFLLQELSLYRLTENKVETKVKNLPSLVDLILVALCDEDSPRIITPIARWANSNRAPVLAIEPPATGTPGILSKFSLLGALPLSHSVDNGRLYLCNLALPNKVYSDVGITYKSPFGPKFVIPLHSNNS from the exons atgtCTGAGCAGTTTCTGGGTTGTACTGTTTCTGTAAAATGTATTGATGATATTACTTATCAAGGCAAAATTATTGatctaaataagaataatctgACACTGACAAAACCATTTTGCAATGGCATACCGCATACTTCATCCATTGTTAACTTAAG TGTAAAGGATATACAAAAGGTTGAGATTATATCGACCGAAGAAGCAGGAACTAATGTAAATGATATACAACCACAGAGTAAAGTGATTGTAAAAAGGCCAATTGCCAAAAGGGCTGGGCGATCTATTTCAGAATGCGTTCCTATACTTCAAGCGACAAGTTGTCattcacaaataaatttaaagaaaccAGTCGAACCTAACCAGCAGCAAGTAGAACAAACTCCAAATGGGAAAATTGCTCCAG tCGAAAATAATGCGTTTAACAAATCCATTTCCAAAAGATTAACTCATAAACAAAGAGCGCTAGAAAGAGACGAGCATACTTTCGGTACCCCAATTGATCAGTCTTTACAACaagattttgattttgaaaagaacTTGGCATTGTTTAATAAAGAG GCGGTTTGGCAAGAAATTAATTCCTTAAAGCCGGATATTGTTAGACAGTCAGAAAGCAACCGGGGTACTACAGCTATCTACCGACCCGATGAGAACATTCTTGTATCCGAACCTACAGTACTTAGACAGATTGTGGTGCCTTGTCCTAATGAAAAGGAATATGTTACAGATAATGGTTTAGTAATTCCTAGCATCACTCTTAATCTTCATCGGCAGTTGATAGGTGCAGCAGATAGACTGGGAATAAGTTGGGAACGTAGG gtGGAACTTCTCGGTCGCGCTGGTACTGAGCTTATCCTCCAATTATTGGGTGGAAGTCATCGGCTAAATCCGAACAATGCACATCAGTGGCCAACTGTGGTCGCACTCTGCGGACCGCATCGTTCTGGCGCCGCGGGTATTAATTGCGCTCGACAATTGTCCAGTCACGGCGTTAAGACGATCGTGTTCGTGGAAAACGCGGAGGACGTGTTCCTTCTGCAGGAGCTGTCGCTGTACAGACTAACAGAGAATAAAGTAGAGACTAAAGTCAAGAATCTTCCGTCACTGGTGGATCTGATACTCGTGGCACTTTGTGACGAAGATTCGCCAAGGATAATCACGCCAATAGCCAGGTGGGCGAACAGTAACCGCGCGCCCGTACTCGCTATCGAACCACCAGCGACAGGTACACCCGGTATTCTTAGTAAATTCAGTTTATTGGGTGCATTACCATTGTCACACAGTGTCGACAATGGTAGATTGTACCTGTGCAATCTCGCATTGCCAAACAAGGTATATTCTGACGTCGGCATCACGTATAAATCGCCGTTCGGTCCTAAGTTCGTGATTCCTTTACATTCCAATAACTCTTAG